The Pyxidicoccus sp. MSG2 DNA segment CGTGGCGCCGCGCCATCAGCGCCACGGAGCGCTCCGCCACCGCGGAGATGGTGAGCAGCGGATTGGTGCCCAGCGGCCGCGGAATCACCGAGCCGTCGCTGACGTAGAGCCCCTCGTGCACGCCGGTGCCGGACGCACCCGCGAAGAGGCGGCCCTCGTCGTCCACCACGCCCTCCTCCGCGCGCTCGGCCATGGCGCAGCCGCCGAGCGGATGCGTGCACAAGAGCTCATGGCCTGTGAGCTTGCTCCACAGCGGGTTGCGCACGAAGGTGCCGCCCAGCGCCTCGGTGGCGCGGCGCAGCCGCTCGTCCACCCGGGTGAAGACGGGCTGGAGCCCCGCGTCCGGCCAGTACACGCGCACCCGGTCTCCCGCCAGCCGCATCTCTCCCTTGCCGTCGTCGTGCGACATGACGAGGAACGTCTGCGTGTTGCGCATGGCCCCGAAGTACGGCCCGCGCAGGGCGCTCTCCGCCATGCGCGCCATCTCCTCCAGGCGGTCCTTGACGCCCCGGTCCGTGTCCTCCCCGGAGAGGGCGGAGGCCGCCGCGAGCAGCGCCGTCACCGGCCGGGCCAGGGCCCCGGGGATGACGCCGTTCTCGATGACCATGCCGTCTTCCTGATGCGGCGTGGCCCGGTCGTCGATGATGCCGCTGATGGTGGGGCCCACCGGCTCGAGCGTGTCGTGCGGCTTGTCCCCATGCCCCACGCCGTTGATGGTGACGTCGGTGTTGTAGCCGAAGGCCATCACGTCGCCGTTGTTGCTGAAGCGCCGTCCGAGCTGCTCCGAAAGTGGCAGCCCCAGCGCCTTCGAGCGCAGCAGGATTTCCGTCGTGCCCACCGTGCCCGCCGCGAGGATGACGCGGTCCGCGGTCACCCAAAGGTCCGGCGCATCGAAACGCTCGCGGCCGGCGTTCATCGGCCGGTAGTAGACGCGCCAGCGCCCGCCGTCGCGCGCGAGGTAGCGCACGCCCACCTCGGTGAAGAGCTTCGCCCCGTGCCGCGCGGCGTCCGGCAGGTAGTTCATCAGCACCGAGTTCTTCGCGCCGACGTTGCAGCCCGTCATGCAGTCACCGCACAGCGAGCACCCGGGCTGGCGCACTCCGGCGGCGTTGATGCCCGGCTCGAAGGTGACGGCCAGCGGCGGCCGTCGGAAGGTGCCGCCCAGCTTCTTCGCGGCGCGCTCCAGCGCGTGCAGCGTGGCCAGCGGCGGCGCGTCCTCCGGGTAGGGCGTGGGGCGCAGCATGTGCTCCGCCCAGGCGAAGCCGTCCTCCAGCAGCCCGTCCACGTCGTCCCGCAGCGCCGCGGGCCAGCGCGTGTCCAGGAAGACGCGCGGGTCCGGCCGCAGGGCCACGCTGGCGTTGATGAGGGACGTGCCGCCCAGGCCGCAGCCGTTGACGACCGAGACGTCGCCCCCCCGGTGCACCTCGAACAGACCCGTGGGGTTGCCCACGTCCAGGCCGCTCTCGGGGTCGAAGTGGACTTGCAGCTCCTTGAAGAACTCGGACTCGGTGCGCGGATAGTCGCCGGGCAACAGCTCGCGGCCGCGCTCCAGCACGCAGACCTGCTGGCCCGCCCGCGCCAGCCGGCTGGCGCTGATGGCGCCTCCATACCCCGAGCCCACCACCACGACGGAGTAGTGGGACTGCAGCTCGCTCCACGGTGACGACAACCTGCGCATCGACGCTCCCAATGACTGCTCCCGCCCTGCCCCACCCCTCACGCACTCCAGGTGCTACAGCCACTGCAGGCAGCCGGGGAAGAGCGACCAGGGAGACATACGCCCGAGCCGCCATTCCTTGGGCCTGCGGGGCCCTCGGACTCCACTCGGACATAGAAGGGCTTCTGGCACCGGTCAAAATCCGTCCCGGCCGGGCCGCGTCTCACTCCAGCTCCGCCGCCTCCCCATCCGCGCGGCGGAGCGCGTTGACGAGCCGGTGCGCATGCCGCGTCGTCTCCGGCTCGCGGTACTTCGGGCTCACCTTCAGCACCAGGTCCACCGCGGTGGGCAAATCCATCAGGTGGCCCGGCGACACGTATACGGGCTGCACGCCCTTGCGCGTACGCACCGCCATGCCCACCACCTCGCCCTTGTGGGTGATGGGCGCGGTGGCGCCCCGCGCGTCCCCCAGCTTCCCGTACGTGCCCACCAGCAGCGACTTGGCGCACCCGATGGACGGCACGCCGAACAGCAGCCCGCCGTGACAGGCAATCCCCATGCGTCGGGGATGCGCCGTGCCCTGCCCGTCGAAGATGACCACGTCCGGGCGCACGGTGAGCCGCTCCCACGCGGCCTTCACGATGGGCAGCTCCCGGAAGGACAGCAGACCCGGCACGTAGGGGAACGTCAGCGCCACCGCCGCCCCGGACTGCGCCACCGGCACCAGCGTGGCCGCGTCGAGGACGACGATGCCGCCGTAGCCCGTGTCGTTCCCCTTCTCCGTGGAGATGTCCGCGCCCGCCACGCGCTCCACCTTCATGCCCGCTGGGGGCTGGAGCACCAGCAGCTCGCGCAGCCGCTTCTGCAGCGCCACCGCTTCCGTGGGCGTGACATCCCAGCGGCCCACTTCTTCCCGAAGCTCCATGCGCCGGCCCTCCCGTGACTGCCGCCCAATCTGGAACCCTCCTGCCCCGAGGCAACCCACCACGTCACGTCCCTTTCATCCAACCGTGGACTACCGGACGCGAGGCCCCCCTCTGGAGCAAAGTCCCTGTTCTTTGGTCACCCGGCCTCGCGTCCCGCCTCTTGTGGAGGGGAGGGACGACGGGCGTAGCGTGGACCTTCCCTGGTACGGGAGGTCGTGATGCATCGGTTCCTCGCAGGCTGTCTCGCAGTGTCCGCGCTGGTGTTGGCCCACTCCGCCAACGCGTCCGAGTGTGGCTACACGTCCGCTGGCTGGAATGCCCCCAATGGCGCGGTGGTGTTCGACCGGGGCGAGGGCCCCATCCGCAACGTGATGGACGCCATCGGCGAGTACCGGACGCACTCCATGCTGTCCCACGGCGCCATCGGCAGCGTGTCCCACGCCACCATGAAGGACCCGGACCAGAACGGCTGGCCCACCGTGTGCGGGACGCCGCTCAACGTGAATCAGCTCCAGTACGGCTACCCGGGGCTGGAGCAGGTCAACCAGGGCGGCATCTACCACTACATGTACGACCCGAACGGCAGCGGCCCCGAGTGGACGGCGTGGCAGCTCGGCGACGCCATGGGTGCGGCCCAGGTGGCGGACAACCTCTGGTTCAACCACCCGTATGTCAGCGACGCGTCGCGCGTGGACTCGGGTCAGTACATCGACCGGCCGCTGTGGAACGGCGCGCGCGTGCCCTACTCGCTCTTCCAGTACCGCGACCTCCAGAGCGTCCACCAGATGCCGGGCAGCGCGACGAACAACGGAATGGTGTGCTCCACCTTCCTCGCCTATGCGCACAACTACGCGGGCCGGGGCTTCGTCTCCGCGTACACCTATTCGCATGACCGCATCGCCAACGCGTCCAACTCGCTCTATTCGGGCGTGTACAACCACTGCAAGTCGTCGCTCGGGTGGTTCGAGAACGCGGCTCTGACGGTCATCTGCCCCGTCTTCTGGAACGTGTGTGGCAACGCCGGCAACCAGGTGGCCAACTGCATGTCCGCCGGCCGCTGCGACACGAGCAGCAGCAGCATCTGGAAGGGCGTGCGTGACAACGCCTCCACCACCGCGACCTCCATCAGTCCGGACCGCATCGGCGGCTGGGGCGTCCACCCCATCTCCGCCACGCTGTGGGCGAGCGACTACTCGCACCAGCTCCAGTGGAACTCGGGCGGCAACGTGTACGGCTGCTGGCAGTGACGCGAGTCCCGGTTCCCTGACGGGAAGAGAGGAAGCCTCGGATGAAGCCGGTGGACCGTCCCTTCTGGAAGCGGCGCTGGGCACGCATGATTGGACTGGCCACGGTGGTGCTCGTGGCCGGGTGGTTCCTCTCTCGGGAGCGACCGCCGCCTCCGGGTCCGGCTCCGGAGGTGGCGCGGGCGCCCGAGCCCGAGCGCCTCTCCCCTGCCCCGTCTCCAGCGCCCGCCGCGCCGCCGCCCACGGTGGCGGTGGATGCGCCCCGAGCGGCACCGGTGCCTCCGCCCGTCATCGACGCGGTGACGGTGGAGAAGCAGGAGGTCTGCTCCGGCGAGGACAACCTCATCAGCGTCCGGGCGCACTCGCCGGATGGCAATGACACGTATCTGCACTCCACCATCGGCACGGGCACTGGAATGCGCGTGCCGCTGCGCGTGTGGCTGGAGCCGGATGGGACGTACGCGCAGCCGGTGGTGACGGTGTTCGGCAAGGACAACGTGTCCACGACGGTGACGGTGCCTCACTACACGGTGAAGTCGTGCGAGCCCGAGCGGCTGGTGGAGGTCCTCTCCCGGCGCCTCCCCAACGCCGACGAGGACTACGAGTTCCTCGCCCGCATCATCGAAGTGCCGAAGCGGGACGCGGCGCCCCGCACACCCTTCACGCCAGTGAAGTACGTGTGGACGTTCGATGACCAGCACACGGTGACGACGACGGCGCCGACGACGTCCCACACGCTGAGCGGCACGGGTACGCAGCCGTGGGCCATGTATCTGCAGCACCTGGTGCGGGTGGATGTGTTCGACGCGAAGGGCCGGAAGCTGACGGGACGCTCGTCGATGCAGGTGCTCAACACGTCCTTCGAGAACTTCGACAAGAAGGGCGTCGTCACACTGCTGGCCCGGGGCACTCCGCGCTTCCCGGAGCTGGGCGAGGACGGCGTGGTGAGGCAGAAGTTCCGCCTGTATCACCAGTGGAAGGGGCTGGTGCGCCTGGAGCGGGTGACGGCCCTTCGCGCCCGGGTGCCGGAGCGCGGCGCTCCGCCATTGCCGGAAGAAGCGGCCGAGGTGTCCCTGGGCGTGGATGTCATCCCCGAGGGCCAGGGGGTGGAGGTGACGGTGTCACTGGACACGAAGGTCGAGCCGGAGGTGTCCGTCGTCACATACGCGCTGGAGGGCAACACGCTGGACGGCCACCCGGCGCGGGGGACGTTTTCGGTGATGCGGCCGCCGCCCCGGCCCACGAAGGAGAACAGCACGCCCATCACCGACCCGCTGCTGATGGCGAAGGTGAAGAAGGCCCGCGAGCTGCTCGGCCAGCCATTCGTCACCGACGAGGACCTCTGGCGACTGGAGCGCGAGGGGCGCTTCGACGACCTCAAGGTCCAGCGCGAGGTGCCCTGACCGCCGCGGCCCGCAGGCCGGAATGGCCGTTCCGCCGACGGGGGACGGGGACTGCCGGAACCGCTACCGCCGGAAGGAACGTTCCTTCCAGACCGACCGGCGCCCCCCGGCCGCCGCCGACCTTGCCGGAATGAACGTTCCTTCCAGACCGACCGGCCCCCCCCGGCCGCCGACCTTGCCGGAATGAACGTTCCTTCCAGACCGACCGGCGCCCCCCGGCCGCCGCCGACCTTGCCGGAAGGAACGTTCCTTCCAGACCGACCGGCGCCCCGGGCAGACCTCCCGTCGGAATGAACGTTCCTTCCAGACCGACCGGCGCCCCGGGCAGACCTCCCGTCGGAATGAACATTCCTTCCGGCCCGACCGGCCCCCCGGGCGGCCCTCCCACCGGAATGAACGCTCCTTCCAGACCGACCGACGCCCCGGGCGGCTCTCCCACCTGAAGGAACGTTCCTTCCAGACCGACCGGCGGCCCGCCCGGGCAGCCGTGCCATTGGAATG contains these protein-coding regions:
- a CDS encoding GMC family oxidoreductase; this translates as MRRLSSPWSELQSHYSVVVVGSGYGGAISASRLARAGQQVCVLERGRELLPGDYPRTESEFFKELQVHFDPESGLDVGNPTGLFEVHRGGDVSVVNGCGLGGTSLINASVALRPDPRVFLDTRWPAALRDDVDGLLEDGFAWAEHMLRPTPYPEDAPPLATLHALERAAKKLGGTFRRPPLAVTFEPGINAAGVRQPGCSLCGDCMTGCNVGAKNSVLMNYLPDAARHGAKLFTEVGVRYLARDGGRWRVYYRPMNAGRERFDAPDLWVTADRVILAAGTVGTTEILLRSKALGLPLSEQLGRRFSNNGDVMAFGYNTDVTINGVGHGDKPHDTLEPVGPTISGIIDDRATPHQEDGMVIENGVIPGALARPVTALLAAASALSGEDTDRGVKDRLEEMARMAESALRGPYFGAMRNTQTFLVMSHDDGKGEMRLAGDRVRVYWPDAGLQPVFTRVDERLRRATEALGGTFVRNPLWSKLTGHELLCTHPLGGCAMAERAEEGVVDDEGRLFAGASGTGVHEGLYVSDGSVIPRPLGTNPLLTISAVAERSVALMARRHGWTVDYSPVSEAPAPLPSRPLSVQFTETMHGYISSSVDDDFLRAGDPERLDTSPFRFIVTVEASDLEAVFTHSLHPLSISGCVQAPVLSSRPLTVEGGVLHLMTKDLARMGGRRMRYQLPLVSESGERFFMDGYKDVHDDAGLDLWEDTTRLLVTVHRGTDASGPCVYRGFLRLNAKDFTVQLSTLRVLHARDPAQRLAALARFGRFFFGALFDTYVRKAA
- the nfi gene encoding deoxyribonuclease V (cleaves DNA at apurinic or apyrimidinic sites), coding for MELREEVGRWDVTPTEAVALQKRLRELLVLQPPAGMKVERVAGADISTEKGNDTGYGGIVVLDAATLVPVAQSGAAVALTFPYVPGLLSFRELPIVKAAWERLTVRPDVVIFDGQGTAHPRRMGIACHGGLLFGVPSIGCAKSLLVGTYGKLGDARGATAPITHKGEVVGMAVRTRKGVQPVYVSPGHLMDLPTAVDLVLKVSPKYREPETTRHAHRLVNALRRADGEAAELE